CGTAGTTGAAGGCCCGATCACCCCCATAGTGTCTCCTTAAAGAATCGCACCCGCAAAATTCCGGGCGTCTAATTTCTATTTTCGGACACTTTGGGAAAGCGTTGCGAATTTTGTTCAAAAAAGTTTGGAGCTAGGGATTGAATCCCAGAGACGAGACGTACCACGTCCAGAAGCCGGGCCAGGCGAGCGCGAACTCTGTGTAGGTCGTGGCAACGCCACCCAGGATGGCTACGGCGAAGGGGACTTTGTTGCGCTCATCGCGCTCAAGCTTTTCCTTGAGGAAGGCTTGTTTGTACACAAAGACGCGGTACCAGCCGCGTAGATAGCGGCCCATTCGCTTGATCATTTCCCAGAGGTAGCCGTTGTACGCAGCCATTCCGAGCCCGAGGATGGCGCCGATCCAGATGCTGTAGAAGACCGTGACAACCAGGGCGTGCACACCGAGCGTGGCGCCAAGGCCCATGAGGAGTTTTGTATCGCCGCCACCGAGCCAGCCGAAGGGCAGCATGATGAGGCCAATGACAAACGCGGCGAGTAGCGCCATGAGGCCGTCCAGGGTGCCGTCGAAGCCCATCGTGACAGTGTGGAGGACTAGTCCAATTGCGGCGAAGGGGTACGTAATCTTGTTGTAGACTTTACGTTCACGCCAGTCCGTCACGGCGCAGATGATGAGCACCACGGCAACAGGAATGAAGAGGAGGAGCTGCTTCCAGAGCTCCATGGCCAGAATGTCGTGCATCAGACTTCTCTCAGCAAGAGCTCGCCTGAGCCCTCGAAGACTTCTCGGAGTTCGCGCCTGCCGTCTGGCAATTGGTCCATGATGATATTGCCATCTCCGCTCATCAAGCGGCCAGCGTCAGTGAAATGGTGCCAGCAAAACTTGAGGGCTTGGTCGTGAATATAGCCCAAGAGGTGGCCGCGCACCACGGTGCCTCCGCGGTAGGAGCCCTCGATGACGGACGCGAACTGCCTGAAAAAGAAAACGCTGCCGTGGGGCAAGGTGGCTTCAGGGGTGTCGTTCTGAATCAGCCGGAACGCGTAATTATCAAGCCCTCTGTGGCCCGTATTGTAGCGCCGCGCCATGGTTCTGGCGTAGGGCCCGGCGGTCTTAAAGAGTGGATGTTCGCGCACGATATCTGGCGTGTCGTCGGCTTCAATCGTCTGGAACCCAAAGCTCGAGAAGAGCCTTCGAGCGCTGCCGGAATCCGTGTTGAGCCACATAGACTCGACGGGTTTTTGTTCCATGAGTTCACCCATCACGGTCGCGAGCAGACCTCCGCCGATTCCGCTGCCACGTGAGGGTTGCGCCACGGCGAGCGAGTGAATGATGACCTGCCTCGGGCCTCGAGTCCATCCCACACATGCGGCGATACCGCCGGCGCGCGTGCAGGCGAGCAGGTATTCGTGGGGTTGCCAGCCTGCGGACGACTCGGTCGTGACGGGTTCCAGCGCGCAAGCTTTAAGGAGCGGCGCCACAATTTTGGGGTCGTCTGTGCGCTCGAGTCTGTACCCAAGGCTCGTGATGTGGTCAGAGATCATGCTTACTCCGGAGCAGGTGCCTCGCCGTAATCTTCCACTTTAGGACGCGCATCAGGTGAACACTTGGCATTCGCGCTCAGGTTCGAGACTCGCTCCTTGAGCGTGGCATCCTCAATTCCATCGGCCTTAAGCTGCCCGATATATTTGCAACGACTGTCAAAAATCTCGCCCATGCGATCTACCAACTTCTGGCGCTCTGCGGGGCGTTCAGCGATCTGCTTTTCAAGCTCAGCGGTGTATTCCTGAACCGTCTCTTTATCGCCGTCTTTTTGAGCCTGCTCGATACTTGCGCGGTACCAATCGTCACGCGACCCGAGGTTTTCGGCGCTCGACTCAAGGCGTCCGTAGTAGTCGCCGTAATGCTCGATCACGGCCAGTAGAATCTTGGCGTGAGCTTCGGGCTTGTCCTTTGCCCACTCAAGGTTTTGGTCGACGATGGGTTGAGCGTCACCAAGACCGCCTGGATTCTCGGTGTCCTTGCCGCGGACCATACCTCTGAGGCGCAGTGCGTTATTGACCCTGGAGACGCGGATCCACTCATTCTCAGGCATCGCTTTTTCCGCCTCAGCGAACATGGAGTCGGCTTTGGCCAAAGACTCGTCGGTGGCGCCTTTTGCCTCCATCTCTCGTTTAGCCACGTGGACCGGGTCGTAGACCACTTCGTTGAGGGTCCAAATGCTATGTTCTTTTGAGAGGTTTACGATCCAGAAATAGGGCCCGGTATTCGCCCTGGCGTGAAACTCGTCCACAAGCACGGGACCCTCGAGGGGCATGCGGCAGGCATCGGTCAAGATTTGGACCTTGCCGTCCACGGTCTCAACTTCAGCGAAATCATCCTGAGATGCCTTACACGCATCAATCTGAGGTTGAATCACCTTGAGGATTTTCTCTTCGTTACTCGTGCAGCCAATCAGGCCGACACACGCCATTACGCCCATCCATCGCGCGAGGTCTCTCATCTTATCTCTCTCGTCAAAATTCTCGATAAATTCCGTGACACGATGTCATTCTTCGTCCGGTTCTGACAAGTCTCCACCTTCATTCTTTTCGGGAACTTCTGGGGCTGGCTCTATCTCTTGCTTGCGCTTTTTCCACTCGTCTTTCTTCATCGCATCACCGCGCCGCCACTGGGAGTCGAGCACGGCCCACTCTTCGATAAAGCGCTCCTTCTTGACCACCATACCTTCGTCGTACCACTCAATTTCGGTCTCGACCTCGGCACGAATTCCGTCGAGTTTCACTGACTTCACGTCGATTTGCACGATCTTATACTCTTCACCGAGCTCTTCCTGACGGCCGAGAAACTCCTGGCGTTTTGATGGATGCACGTAGAGGCTCGCCTGCTCCCAGAGCCCCCATTTCATCTTCATGTGGTAGTCGGCCAGAGTAGGCTTGAGGTCGGTGGTTTCCTTGGTGTCGAGGTGTTTTTGGCTGGGCGCACACGCCACGAGGAAAAGAGAGAGGAGTAAGAATAGAAATCGCATAGTCTGCCCGCGTGGGTTGAATCTGCTGAATGTTAGGTGGTTCTCAGGATTAATCAAAAACGTTCTTGAAAGGCCCTAAGTCAGTGCCCTCGTCGACGCGACTCCCCACGCGCCAGCCTCCAAACAATCGTACTTGTTTTCGGAGGTGATGCCGCCGAGGGCGAACACCGGAATCGTCAAGGCGTGCGCCGCTGTCTTGAGCTGGTGGAGCCCCAACGGCGGCCCGTAGCCTGGCTTTGAAGCCGTAGGAAAGATCGGGCTCAAGGTCACGTAGTCGGCGCCATCTTCTTCGGCACGAATGGCCTCGGCTACGCTATGGCAGGACGCTCCTACAAAGCGCCATTCCATGAGCCGCCTTGCCGCCGAGACAGGCATACCGGTGGCCGGAAGGTGAACACCTGAGGCGTCGAGTGCGAGCGCGAGATCCGCTCGGTCGTTCACAATCAGCGATGCGTTGTAGGCGGCACAAAGAGCTGCAACTTTAGCCCCTAACTCCCATTGCACCGCGGCCGGAAATTGTTTGGCCCTAAACTGCACGAGGCGAATACCGTCCGCCAGAGCCGCCGAAACACTCTCCAAATAGGCGTCGGCATCATCGGGTTCAGTGGTGCCGGACACATTGGCCACCAAGTAGAGCTTATGCAGTTTCATTTCTTTCGCTGAATTAGGCCCACCGTGGGCGACGAGGGGTTCGCGTAGAGGCGTTTGGGGATTCGGCCGGCTCTGTGGGCCGCCCATCCCGCATGCACCGCGTCTTTAAAAGCGCCGGCCATCAAGACAGGGTCACGAGCCTCTGAGATCGCGGTATTTAGCAGCACACCATCACAGCCGAGCTCCATGGCAAACGCCGCCTCGGAGGCCGTACCGATTCCCGCGTCTACGAGCATCGGAACCTCCAACTCTTCTCGGATAATTCTGAAGTTGTATGGGTTTTGCACTCCCATACCGCTGCCAATCGGGGCGCCCAAAGGCATCACCGCCGCGCACCCTGCGTCCTGAAGCTTTCGAGCCAGAATCGGGTCGTCGTTGGTATAGGCCATGACCACAAAGCCGTCGCGCACGAGCTCTCGTGCGGCCTTCAGGAGCTCCTCACCGTCCGGCAATAGGGTCTTGTCGCTGCCAATCACCTCGAGCTTCAAGAGGTCGGTCTCGAGGGCTTCGCGGGCGAGCTGAGCGGTGAGGATGGCATCTCGTGCCGTGAAACAGCCGGCCGTATTGGGAAGAATCTGGAATTCCTCCAAGACCTCCAAAATCCCACCGTCCTTACTCGCCTGAATATCAAGCCGACGAATGGCCACGGTCACAAGCTCGCATCCTGCAGCCTTGAGCGCATCCAGCATCACCTGGTAGTTCGGATAGCCTGCAGTCCCGAGAATCAGTCGACTGGAAAAGCTATACGGTCCAATGTTCAATGGTTCCATTCTCAGCCTCCCTGCGTGGCGCGAATGATCTCGATGTGTTGACCATTTGAGATAGGCGTACTCGCCCACTGACTGCGAGGTACCACGCGATCATCAACGGCCACGGCCACACCCTTTTGGGAAGGAATGTCGAGGGCGACGAGGAGAGATTCCACATGTGGAGTTTCCAACTCCAGTGAATGAGCTTCCCCGTTTATGGTCAATGAGAGACGAGCCACACAAGCCTCCTTAGGAAAATATGGGGATACACCAGACTGAATAGAAGGAACACCCATAACTTTCCAATTCTGAGCGCGATGATAAAAGGAAAAGATGACGAATAAACACTCAAAAACATGGCGCGCTCTCACACTCCTACTCACCCTACCCCTTGGGGCATTGGTTGGCCTGACGGTCACCTATACCGGGGCGCTCGGCGGGCCGCTCATACTGTGGCGTGCTGGGCTTGGGGCTCTACTCGGGTTGGTGATCGTGGCTGCGCCTTTCGTGTTTGGGCGAAAGCAGAGCGTGAGCCTCATCCTGAGTATTGCAGCGTCTGTGGGCTTCTTTTGGGCCACGCACGAGCCATCAAACCAACGTCAGTGGTCACCGATCGCGAGCAAGACCGCCTACGCTGAGATCGAAGGCTCCAAAGTTCACCTCAAGAATGTGCGCAATTTCAGGCATCACGAAGACGGCACCGCTGAGCAGGCGTGGTACGACGCCACCTACGATGTCTCCGAGATTGAGCAAGGATACTTCGTGATGACCACCTTTGGGGGTATTGAAGGGCTAGCGCACGTGATGGTGAGCTTCAAGTTCAAGGGCGAGCGATATGTTGTGATGTCGGTCGAGATTCGACGTGAGGTGGGTGAGGAGTACCACCCAGTAGGCGGGATGTTTAGGCAATTCGAGCTCTACTACGTAGTGGCCGATGAACGCGATGCGCTCGCGCTTAGAACCCACGTTCACAA
This Microvenator marinus DNA region includes the following protein-coding sequences:
- a CDS encoding A24 family peptidase, which codes for MHDILAMELWKQLLLFIPVAVVLIICAVTDWRERKVYNKITYPFAAIGLVLHTVTMGFDGTLDGLMALLAAFVIGLIMLPFGWLGGGDTKLLMGLGATLGVHALVVTVFYSIWIGAILGLGMAAYNGYLWEMIKRMGRYLRGWYRVFVYKQAFLKEKLERDERNKVPFAVAILGGVATTYTEFALAWPGFWTWYVSSLGFNP
- a CDS encoding GNAT family N-acetyltransferase; the encoded protein is MISDHITSLGYRLERTDDPKIVAPLLKACALEPVTTESSAGWQPHEYLLACTRAGGIAACVGWTRGPRQVIIHSLAVAQPSRGSGIGGGLLATVMGELMEQKPVESMWLNTDSGSARRLFSSFGFQTIEADDTPDIVREHPLFKTAGPYARTMARRYNTGHRGLDNYAFRLIQNDTPEATLPHGSVFFFRQFASVIEGSYRGGTVVRGHLLGYIHDQALKFCWHHFTDAGRLMSGDGNIIMDQLPDGRRELREVFEGSGELLLREV
- the thiE gene encoding thiamine phosphate synthase; the encoded protein is MKLHKLYLVANVSGTTEPDDADAYLESVSAALADGIRLVQFRAKQFPAAVQWELGAKVAALCAAYNASLIVNDRADLALALDASGVHLPATGMPVSAARRLMEWRFVGASCHSVAEAIRAEEDGADYVTLSPIFPTASKPGYGPPLGLHQLKTAAHALTIPVFALGGITSENKYDCLEAGAWGVASTRALT
- a CDS encoding thiazole synthase, with amino-acid sequence MEPLNIGPYSFSSRLILGTAGYPNYQVMLDALKAAGCELVTVAIRRLDIQASKDGGILEVLEEFQILPNTAGCFTARDAILTAQLAREALETDLLKLEVIGSDKTLLPDGEELLKAARELVRDGFVVMAYTNDDPILARKLQDAGCAAVMPLGAPIGSGMGVQNPYNFRIIREELEVPMLVDAGIGTASEAAFAMELGCDGVLLNTAISEARDPVLMAGAFKDAVHAGWAAHRAGRIPKRLYANPSSPTVGLIQRKK
- the thiS gene encoding sulfur carrier protein ThiS, translating into MARLSLTINGEAHSLELETPHVESLLVALDIPSQKGVAVAVDDRVVPRSQWASTPISNGQHIEIIRATQGG
- a CDS encoding DUF4105 domain-containing protein, which gives rise to MTNKHSKTWRALTLLLTLPLGALVGLTVTYTGALGGPLILWRAGLGALLGLVIVAAPFVFGRKQSVSLILSIAASVGFFWATHEPSNQRQWSPIASKTAYAEIEGSKVHLKNVRNFRHHEDGTAEQAWYDATYDVSEIEQGYFVMTTFGGIEGLAHVMVSFKFKGERYVVMSVEIRREVGEEYHPVGGMFRQFELYYVVADERDALALRTHVHKDPTWLIPMNAGPEKTGEFFMDMVRRANELHTEPQWYNSITSSCASNLADHYEVINNVSLPPDYRILLPGFSGEILAELDLLPEGMSVEDAMASFRVDEKARALELDDHWSTRIRD